One Engraulis encrasicolus isolate BLACKSEA-1 chromosome 5, IST_EnEncr_1.0, whole genome shotgun sequence DNA segment encodes these proteins:
- the LOC134448872 gene encoding annexin A2-like yields MDIDNSDHGMWWGTLGTVRPFPGFIADEDAREIQLSVDKKDFARLVRILTNRNNAQRQKIAQAFQKNSQKELSAVLKKALSGPLEELMLALLMTPTQFDAHRLRQSMEGMGTDEEALLEVLCTRTGPHLKEVMVAYRQLYGRYLEKDLESETSKDFTKLVLALVMKEEKNVKGLIDYHLISEDVKALAEAIGSKKVNSAPWIQILTSRDPDHLNRVFSRLEMLKGETMEKMVQSNFSGDLKLGLRILVSCIQNTPLFLAQRLHGSLKKSSVVRGVMVGRCEDDLLCIRREFKKLNNMSLYSTIQKEFKGDLQEALLALCRSEDM; encoded by the exons ATGGATATTGACAACAGCGATCAT GGAATGTGGTGGGGAACCCTGGGTACCGTGCGCCCTTTCCCTGGTTTTATAGCCGATGAAGATGCCCGCGAGATCCAGTTGTCCGTGGATAAGAAAG ATTTCGCCAGATTGGTGAGGATTCTGACAAATCGAAATAATGCCCAGAGACAAAAGATTGCACAAGCCTTCCAGAAAAACTCCCAGAAG GAGCTGAGTGCAGTTCTGAAGAAGGCTCTATCGGGTCCGCTTGAGGAGCTGATGTTGGCCCTGCTGATGACGCCGACCCAGTTTGATGCCCACCGCCTCCGCCAGTCTATGGAG GGCATGGGGACGGATGAGGAGGCTCTACTGGAGGTCCTGTGTACCAGAACTGGCCCCCACCTGAAGGAGGTCATGGTGGCCTACAGGCAGC TGTACGGTCGTTATTTGGAGAAAGACTTGGAGAGTGAGACCAGTAAAGATTTTACCAAGCTTGTCCTGGCCCTTGTGATG AAAGAGGAGAAAAACGTTAAAGGCCTGATAGACTATCACCTGATCAGTGAAGATGTAAAG gccCTTGCTGAGGCGATAGGTAGTAAAAAGGTCAACTCTGCTCCATGGATACAGATACTAACATCGAGGGATCCAGACCATCTCAACAGAG TGTTTTCAAGACTGGAGATGCTGAAGGGGGAGACTATGGAGAAAATGGTGCAGAGTAACTTCTCAGGAGACTTGAAACTTGGTTTACGCATTTTAG TCTCCTGCATCCAGAACACTCCTCTCTTCCTGGCTCAGCGGCTACACGGCTCCTTGAAG AAGAGTAGCGTTGTGCGAGGAGTGATGGTGGGACGTTGTGAGGATGACTTGCTCTGCATAAGGAGAGAGTTCAAAAAACTCAACAACATGTCCCTGTACTCCACCATTCAg AAAGAGTTCAAGGGGGACTTGCAGGAGGCGCTGCTGGCCCTGTGTCGATCAGAAGACATgtag